One genomic segment of Salinigranum rubrum includes these proteins:
- a CDS encoding DUF7117 family protein, producing MRVRGRRECRDCGHQWSYYETGAVDCPACGSLRSVGVDDRTRHTDTPTSLDLSPHRRTVDTDDLADAADDLKRDLRSYRTKRGFIRGGDLLPLDATYLAATELLYAVDVLVRAGERTDDEELYLLSLLRGADIGERPDVETVPTSMRAARGLALAEAVDEYRREVLSWLDDNPAPEARQVLGTVSEFVKRTRALGGDVPLAESEALLAATQDVSRALREDDETALAAAKDRLSRLQ from the coding sequence ATGAGAGTCAGAGGCCGACGGGAGTGCCGCGACTGCGGCCACCAGTGGTCGTACTACGAGACGGGGGCGGTCGACTGTCCCGCCTGCGGGAGCCTCCGAAGCGTCGGCGTCGACGACCGGACCCGACACACCGACACGCCGACGTCGCTCGACCTCTCGCCGCACCGTCGCACCGTCGACACCGACGACCTCGCCGACGCCGCTGACGACCTCAAGCGCGACCTTCGCAGTTATCGGACGAAGCGGGGGTTCATCCGGGGCGGCGACCTCCTCCCGCTCGACGCGACCTATCTGGCGGCGACCGAACTGCTCTACGCGGTCGACGTGCTCGTCCGGGCCGGCGAGCGGACCGACGACGAGGAACTCTATCTGCTCTCGCTCCTGCGCGGGGCCGACATCGGCGAGCGGCCCGACGTCGAGACGGTCCCGACGTCGATGCGGGCGGCGCGCGGACTCGCGCTCGCGGAGGCCGTCGACGAGTACCGCCGCGAGGTGCTGTCGTGGCTCGACGACAACCCCGCACCGGAGGCACGGCAGGTCCTGGGGACCGTCTCGGAGTTCGTCAAGCGGACGCGCGCGCTCGGCGGCGACGTCCCGCTCGCCGAGAGCGAGGCGCTCCTCGCCGCGACGCAGGACGTCTCGCGGGCGCTCAGAGAGGACGACGAGACGGCGCTCGCCGCGGCGAAGGACCGCCTCTCGCGGCTCCAATGA
- a CDS encoding helix-turn-helix transcriptional regulator → MYDLTGFQRDLLYVIAGLDEPHGLAIKEELEDYYEKEIHHGRLYPNLDTLVEKGLVEKGQRDRRTNFYTLTRRGRREIRARKDWEGQYVDESFGE, encoded by the coding sequence ATGTACGACCTGACAGGATTCCAGCGTGACCTCCTCTACGTGATCGCCGGGCTGGACGAGCCCCACGGTCTCGCCATCAAGGAGGAGCTCGAGGACTACTACGAGAAGGAAATCCACCACGGACGACTCTATCCGAATCTCGACACGCTAGTCGAGAAGGGACTCGTCGAGAAGGGTCAGCGGGACAGACGAACGAACTTCTACACGCTGACACGTCGGGGGCGCCGGGAGATTCGCGCCCGGAAGGACTGGGAAGGACAGTACGTCGACGAGTCCTTCGGCGAGTGA
- a CDS encoding amphi-Trp domain-containing protein gives MEETLFKSESSQSRAEIAAYLRTVADRLDADGEVTLSAGEQSQTLAVPERPVFEVKVERETSSSGSAELSLELELEWDEGASDTDASLDVS, from the coding sequence ATGGAGGAAACTCTCTTCAAATCGGAGTCGTCCCAGTCACGCGCCGAAATCGCAGCGTACCTCCGGACCGTCGCGGACCGTCTCGACGCCGACGGGGAGGTCACGCTCTCGGCGGGCGAACAGTCACAGACGCTCGCGGTGCCCGAACGCCCCGTCTTCGAGGTCAAGGTCGAACGCGAGACGTCGTCGAGCGGTTCCGCCGAGTTGAGCCTCGAACTCGAACTCGAGTGGGACGAAGGCGCGAGCGACACCGACGCGTCGCTCGACGTGTCGTAG
- a CDS encoding GNAT family N-acetyltransferase: MEYAFLGWPDGEEGPRLRLDYRAFAYAGKFVTSSTGVAVVRDRTDPLALDVDEDEPPQIGDPTVVAAVAFNEDRTDPETLWLRYVTVRGDRRGEGIGPHLVAFVCERARERGYARCRIAVNNVFSYEALSKVGFAYTGRETGLAEVVLDRELRVEGEVDADTYQRGLDVFRARDCTEEERAFLATREDAGPPERVDAPEGE; encoded by the coding sequence ATGGAGTACGCGTTTCTCGGCTGGCCCGATGGGGAAGAGGGGCCGCGGCTCCGGCTCGACTACCGGGCGTTCGCGTACGCCGGCAAGTTCGTCACCTCCTCGACGGGCGTGGCGGTCGTCCGCGACAGGACCGACCCGCTGGCCCTCGACGTGGACGAGGACGAACCCCCACAGATCGGCGATCCGACGGTGGTCGCCGCCGTCGCGTTCAACGAGGACCGAACCGATCCCGAGACCCTGTGGCTCCGGTACGTGACCGTTCGGGGGGACCGCCGGGGCGAAGGTATCGGCCCACACCTCGTCGCGTTCGTCTGCGAGCGCGCCCGCGAGCGCGGCTACGCGCGGTGTCGTATCGCCGTGAACAACGTCTTCTCCTACGAGGCGCTCTCGAAGGTCGGCTTCGCCTACACCGGCAGAGAGACCGGACTGGCCGAGGTGGTGCTGGACCGTGAGCTTCGAGTGGAGGGAGAGGTCGACGCCGACACCTACCAGCGCGGGCTGGACGTCTTTCGCGCCCGCGACTGCACCGAAGAGGAGCGGGCGTTTCTGGCGACGAGGGAGGATGCAGGGCCGCCGGAGCGCGTCGACGCGCCGGAGGGAGAGTAA
- a CDS encoding aminotransferase class III-fold pyridoxal phosphate-dependent enzyme, with product MNRETAEPQVDGFPGTRAKEWVDYHQSTAALSTYVYDFVWDRTAPAEGPFCTDVDGNVLMDFTSHVAAAPLGYNNPALLERLREFDLVDPLKVAGQDFYVAGGHHLPDEQDAPGPAGLMSRLTRLTDHYGMDTVFLSNSGAEAIENAIKVAYDHSQGAKHGVTFEGAFHGRTLGALSLNRSKEKYRRHFPEVAGVVDVPFCEDRTCTPETCSCGFFFGPQGETESRLRRKLDSDRGHLPPEEVAYIVLEPVQGEGGYRFPSEAFTDEVAALAEEHDITLVVDEIQTGLGRTGKWWATDHSALEPDLICSAKALRVGATVGREDLFPDEEGRLSSTWGAGDLVAAAGGALTIDLIEERDLLANATARGRQFVELLEDADRTVVEDVRGLGLLLAVEFDSKERRDAVQEAALARGLLTLGCGHQTLRILPPLDVTEREIDLGADLLTQAIDDVS from the coding sequence ATGAATCGAGAGACGGCGGAGCCACAGGTGGACGGCTTCCCCGGCACGCGCGCGAAGGAGTGGGTCGACTACCACCAGTCGACCGCCGCGCTCAGCACCTACGTGTACGACTTCGTCTGGGACCGGACCGCACCCGCAGAAGGGCCGTTCTGCACCGACGTCGACGGCAACGTTCTCATGGACTTCACCAGCCACGTCGCCGCCGCCCCGCTCGGGTACAACAACCCCGCTCTCCTCGAACGACTCCGCGAGTTCGACCTCGTCGACCCCCTGAAAGTCGCGGGTCAGGACTTCTACGTCGCCGGCGGGCACCACCTCCCCGACGAACAGGACGCTCCCGGCCCGGCGGGGCTGATGAGCCGACTCACGCGTCTCACCGACCACTACGGCATGGACACCGTGTTCCTCTCGAACTCGGGCGCGGAGGCCATCGAGAACGCCATCAAGGTCGCGTACGATCACTCACAGGGGGCGAAACACGGCGTTACCTTCGAAGGGGCCTTCCACGGCCGGACGCTCGGGGCGCTCTCGCTCAACCGCTCGAAGGAGAAGTACCGACGACACTTTCCCGAAGTCGCCGGCGTCGTCGACGTTCCCTTCTGCGAGGACCGGACCTGCACGCCCGAGACGTGTTCGTGTGGGTTCTTCTTCGGGCCGCAGGGGGAGACGGAGTCGCGCCTGCGCCGGAAACTCGACTCCGACCGCGGACACCTCCCGCCCGAAGAAGTGGCGTACATCGTCCTCGAACCCGTCCAGGGCGAGGGGGGCTATCGGTTCCCGAGCGAGGCGTTCACCGACGAGGTGGCGGCGCTCGCCGAGGAACACGACATCACCCTCGTCGTCGACGAGATTCAGACGGGCCTGGGGAGAACAGGAAAGTGGTGGGCGACGGACCACTCGGCGCTCGAACCGGACCTCATCTGCTCGGCGAAGGCGCTCCGGGTGGGCGCGACCGTGGGGCGGGAGGACCTGTTCCCCGACGAGGAGGGCCGCCTCTCGTCGACGTGGGGCGCGGGCGACCTCGTCGCCGCCGCGGGCGGGGCGCTCACCATCGACCTCATCGAGGAACGCGACCTCCTGGCGAACGCCACCGCGCGGGGCCGGCAGTTCGTCGAACTCCTCGAAGACGCCGACCGCACCGTCGTGGAAGACGTCCGCGGACTGGGGCTCTTACTCGCCGTCGAGTTCGATTCGAAGGAACGACGCGACGCGGTTCAGGAGGCGGCGCTCGCGCGCGGACTGTTGACGCTCGGCTGTGGGCACCAGACCCTTCGAATTCTCCCCCCGCTGGACGTCACCGAGCGGGAGATCGACCTCGGAGCCGACCTCCTCACGCAGGCGATCGACGACGTCTCCTGA
- the fen gene encoding flap endonuclease-1: MGNADLRSLAHLSDVAWDDIAGSVVAVDAHNWLYRYLTTTVKWTRDEVYTTEDGEEVANLVGLVQGLPKFFEHDLIPVFVFDGGVTELKDDEVEKRREAKEKAQERLEDARERGDTVEAARLEARTQRLTPVIQETTRELLSLLDVPYIEAPAEGEAQASYMARTGDADYVGSEDYDTLLFGAPYTLRGLTSKGVPELMSLDATLERNDLTWEQLVDVAILCGTDFNQGIRGVGPKTAVKEVKEHGDLWGVLDARGDHIPNADRVRDLFLDPPVTDEYEFDPDIDPDLDAARRYVVEEWEVDEGEVETGFQRIDESLVQTGLDRWT; encoded by the coding sequence ATGGGAAACGCAGACCTCCGCAGCCTCGCGCATCTCTCGGACGTCGCGTGGGACGACATCGCCGGCAGCGTCGTCGCCGTCGACGCGCACAACTGGCTCTACCGCTATCTCACGACGACGGTGAAGTGGACCCGCGACGAGGTGTACACCACCGAGGACGGCGAGGAGGTGGCGAACCTCGTCGGCCTCGTCCAGGGACTCCCCAAGTTCTTCGAGCACGACCTGATACCGGTGTTCGTCTTCGACGGCGGCGTGACGGAGTTGAAGGACGACGAGGTGGAGAAGCGCCGCGAGGCCAAGGAGAAGGCACAGGAGCGACTGGAGGACGCGCGCGAACGGGGTGACACGGTCGAGGCCGCCCGCCTCGAAGCGCGCACCCAGCGGCTCACGCCCGTCATCCAGGAGACGACGCGCGAACTCCTCTCGCTCCTCGACGTGCCGTACATCGAAGCGCCCGCCGAGGGGGAGGCGCAGGCGTCGTACATGGCGCGGACGGGTGACGCCGACTACGTCGGGAGCGAGGACTACGACACGCTCCTCTTTGGCGCGCCGTACACGCTCCGCGGCCTGACGAGCAAGGGCGTCCCCGAACTGATGAGCCTCGACGCGACCCTCGAACGGAACGACCTCACGTGGGAGCAACTGGTCGACGTCGCCATCCTCTGTGGCACCGACTTCAACCAGGGAATCAGGGGCGTCGGCCCGAAGACGGCCGTGAAAGAAGTCAAAGAACACGGCGACCTCTGGGGCGTCCTCGACGCGAGAGGCGACCACATCCCGAACGCCGACCGCGTCCGCGACCTCTTCCTCGACCCGCCGGTGACCGACGAGTACGAGTTCGACCCCGACATCGACCCGGACCTCGACGCCGCGCGGCGCTACGTCGTCGAGGAGTGGGAGGTCGACGAGGGCGAGGTCGAGACGGGGTTTCAGCGCATCGACGAGTCGCTCGTGCAGACGGGGCTCGACCGCTGGACCTGA
- a CDS encoding DUF211 domain-containing protein, whose amino-acid sequence MASIRRLVLDVLKPVEVATVSFARELSDLDGVDATAVRLVETDREVQNVTLVVEGEAVDFERVEACIESLGGTLHSVDEVVCGEFVPEEHVAHADATWLR is encoded by the coding sequence ATGGCATCCATCCGCCGGCTCGTCCTCGACGTGTTGAAACCCGTCGAGGTCGCGACCGTCTCGTTCGCCCGGGAGTTGAGCGACCTCGACGGGGTCGACGCGACGGCCGTCCGACTCGTCGAAACCGACCGCGAGGTCCAGAACGTCACGCTCGTCGTCGAAGGAGAGGCGGTCGACTTCGAGCGCGTCGAGGCGTGCATCGAGTCGCTCGGTGGGACGCTCCACTCCGTCGACGAGGTGGTCTGCGGCGAGTTCGTCCCCGAAGAACACGTGGCACACGCGGATGCGACCTGGCTTCGCTGA
- the tbsP gene encoding transcriptional regulator TbsP, whose translation MVIASNLIAEGIEEILYEVLSAGESELLVANPTADVLESLVSVATHFDGELPTVRVIADEPLLKDVVDDFIVASNAADLVEEGVLSLTTGGVDDQNSLIVTEHAVLSLVTTDEQVAALVTDDEEFVASAYETYTTAWEEAPEFKLRTPSISVVRESLATELSEDVQTDFDTVLSSLQTARGDGQGLDEVTISLLVAAKNDILLYDISKWGEDIGIASKATFSRTKTKLEDLGLVDTEKVPIDVGRPRLRLKLGDDRLRQADADQLAGVAQSLLT comes from the coding sequence ATGGTTATTGCCTCAAATTTAATCGCGGAGGGGATTGAGGAGATCCTGTACGAGGTACTCTCGGCGGGAGAGTCGGAACTCCTCGTGGCTAACCCGACGGCCGACGTGCTCGAATCGCTCGTCTCCGTCGCAACACACTTCGATGGGGAACTCCCGACGGTCCGAGTCATCGCCGACGAACCGTTGCTGAAGGACGTCGTCGACGACTTCATCGTGGCGAGCAACGCCGCCGACCTCGTCGAGGAAGGCGTCCTCTCGCTCACGACCGGCGGCGTCGACGACCAGAACTCGCTCATCGTCACCGAGCACGCCGTCCTCTCGCTCGTCACCACCGACGAGCAGGTCGCCGCGCTGGTGACCGACGACGAGGAGTTCGTCGCTTCGGCGTACGAGACGTACACGACGGCCTGGGAGGAGGCACCGGAGTTCAAGCTCCGGACGCCTTCTATCTCCGTCGTCCGGGAGTCGCTCGCGACCGAACTCTCCGAGGACGTTCAGACGGACTTCGACACCGTGCTCTCGTCGCTGCAGACCGCACGCGGCGACGGCCAGGGGCTCGACGAGGTGACCATCAGCCTCCTCGTCGCCGCGAAGAACGACATCCTCCTCTACGACATCTCGAAGTGGGGCGAGGACATCGGCATCGCGTCGAAGGCGACGTTCTCGCGGACGAAGACCAAGCTCGAAGACCTCGGCCTCGTCGACACCGAGAAGGTGCCCATCGACGTCGGTCGCCCGCGGCTTCGACTGAAGCTCGGCGACGACCGCCTCCGACAGGCCGACGCCGACCAGCTCGCTGGCGTCGCACAGAGCCTCCTGACGTAG
- a CDS encoding MgtC/SapB family protein, whose amino-acid sequence MFSPLQVDLVFEELLVQPAVLLSLAALLGLFLGLEREWSDIDAGMRTFSLTGLAGGVFTLVARETGIESAFLVGGLFVLVQAASFSFAAFRTEGSLHLTTSASLLVAYGVGALVVSEFVLAGVTVAVVSSLLLVLKRELHDFAGTLSRDELRSASEFAILAFVVFPLLPADDITVQNVTLEPRIAWLMVVTVAGIGFVNYVVVRTYGGIGVVVTGFFGGLASSTAVVGSTLDHVRRRPELESFAVAAVLLADAAMAVRNLVITLAFSYPSPLLAAVVPLGVFVVGAVAVALWTANREEEVDLDLGSPFSLRNALGFGAVFLLILAAGTVAQTEFGTAGLYASSFVSGLVSSAGATTTAVLLYRGGSVTGANAVVAVLLATTASVLVKTALALAGPRSFTRAVVRWSVVLLLTSGGATLLVTVV is encoded by the coding sequence ATGTTTTCCCCGCTGCAGGTCGACCTGGTGTTCGAGGAACTCCTGGTTCAGCCGGCAGTCCTCCTCAGTCTCGCCGCCCTGCTCGGACTGTTCCTCGGCCTCGAACGGGAGTGGTCGGACATCGACGCCGGGATGCGGACGTTCTCGCTCACCGGCCTCGCCGGCGGCGTCTTCACCCTCGTCGCCCGCGAGACGGGAATCGAGAGCGCGTTCCTCGTCGGCGGGCTGTTCGTGCTCGTGCAGGCCGCGTCGTTCTCGTTCGCCGCGTTCCGCACGGAGGGGTCGCTCCACCTCACGACGTCGGCATCGCTCCTCGTCGCCTACGGCGTCGGCGCGCTCGTCGTCTCGGAGTTCGTCCTGGCCGGCGTCACCGTCGCGGTCGTCTCGTCCCTGCTGCTCGTGTTGAAGCGCGAACTCCACGACTTCGCCGGGACGCTCTCGCGCGACGAACTCCGCTCGGCCTCCGAGTTCGCCATCCTGGCGTTCGTCGTCTTCCCGCTCCTCCCCGCCGACGACATCACCGTCCAGAACGTCACGCTCGAACCGCGCATCGCGTGGCTCATGGTCGTGACCGTCGCGGGAATCGGGTTCGTCAACTACGTCGTCGTCCGGACGTACGGCGGCATCGGCGTGGTCGTGACGGGCTTTTTCGGCGGCCTGGCCTCCTCCACCGCGGTCGTGGGGAGCACGCTCGACCACGTCCGTCGCCGTCCCGAACTGGAGTCGTTCGCCGTCGCGGCCGTCCTCCTCGCCGACGCGGCGATGGCCGTGCGGAACCTCGTCATCACGCTGGCTTTCTCGTATCCGTCGCCCCTCCTCGCGGCCGTGGTCCCGCTCGGCGTGTTCGTCGTCGGGGCGGTCGCCGTGGCGCTCTGGACCGCCAACCGGGAGGAAGAAGTCGACCTCGACCTCGGGAGCCCCTTCTCGCTCCGGAACGCCCTCGGTTTCGGCGCCGTCTTCCTCCTCATCCTCGCCGCCGGAACGGTCGCGCAGACGGAGTTCGGGACGGCCGGCCTGTACGCGAGTTCGTTCGTCTCGGGACTGGTCTCCTCGGCGGGCGCGACGACCACGGCCGTCCTCCTCTACCGCGGGGGGAGCGTCACCGGGGCGAACGCGGTGGTCGCCGTCCTCCTGGCGACGACGGCGAGCGTGCTCGTCAAGACGGCGCTCGCTCTCGCCGGCCCGAGGTCGTTCACCCGTGCCGTCGTCCGGTGGTCGGTCGTCCTCCTTCTCACGAGCGGCGGCGCGACCCTCCTCGTGACGGTCGTCTGA
- the folD gene encoding bifunctional methylenetetrahydrofolate dehydrogenase/methenyltetrahydrofolate cyclohydrolase FolD codes for MTDIIDGNAVASEVRDGLGDAIETLDDAGVTPGLATVLMSDDPASETYVSMKQRDCAEVGIEAFDYELDPDTPAAELYDLIDDLNADEDVHGILVQMPVPDHVDSREVLRSIDPAKDVDGFHPENVGRLVAGDARFKPCTPHGIQKLLDAAGVDPEGKEVVVVGRSDIVGKPMANLLIQKAPGGNATVTVCHSRTEDLSEHTRRADVVVAACGVPELVTGEMLSEGVVVVDVGVNRVDADTEKGYELVGDVEFESAEEQASAITPVPGGVGPMTRAMLLWNTVKAAAEAEGIDVTLP; via the coding sequence ATGACCGACATCATCGACGGCAACGCCGTCGCGAGCGAGGTGCGCGACGGCCTCGGCGACGCCATCGAGACGCTCGACGACGCGGGCGTGACGCCCGGGCTTGCAACCGTCCTGATGAGCGACGACCCCGCTAGCGAGACGTACGTCTCGATGAAACAGCGCGACTGCGCCGAGGTGGGCATCGAGGCGTTCGACTACGAACTCGACCCCGATACCCCCGCCGCGGAACTGTACGACCTCATCGACGACCTGAACGCCGACGAGGACGTCCACGGGATTCTCGTCCAGATGCCCGTTCCGGACCACGTCGACTCCCGCGAAGTCCTCCGAAGCATCGACCCCGCGAAGGACGTCGACGGCTTCCACCCCGAGAACGTCGGCCGACTCGTCGCCGGCGACGCGCGCTTCAAGCCGTGTACGCCCCACGGCATCCAGAAGCTCCTCGACGCCGCGGGCGTCGACCCCGAGGGCAAAGAGGTCGTCGTCGTCGGGCGCTCCGACATCGTCGGCAAGCCGATGGCGAACCTCCTCATCCAGAAGGCCCCCGGGGGGAACGCCACGGTGACGGTGTGTCACTCTCGGACCGAGGACCTCTCGGAGCACACCCGCCGGGCGGACGTCGTCGTCGCCGCCTGCGGCGTGCCGGAACTGGTCACGGGCGAGATGCTCTCGGAGGGAGTCGTCGTCGTCGACGTCGGCGTGAACCGGGTCGATGCCGACACCGAGAAGGGGTACGAACTCGTCGGCGACGTCGAGTTCGAATCGGCCGAAGAGCAGGCCAGCGCCATCACGCCCGTCCCGGGTGGCGTCGGCCCGATGACCCGCGCGATGCTGCTGTGGAACACCGTCAAAGCCGCCGCCGAAGCCGAAGGAATCGACGTCACGCTCCCCTGA
- a CDS encoding VIT1/CCC1 transporter family protein, which yields MRPGFADRLRAVEFGPLSRRYFVSNGFDGALTCVGLVVGAFLSGVPDGVTVVRVGAGAAVGLATSGVWSVWEIERAEKRAELERLEAAMLADLDGTAPDRRRRRERVVNAVASGAGPVLGVLVPLVPFLLEGTLLTMAEATVAAVVTAVAILFGFGAFLSRESDQWWLVAGLRMGAAGLFVALLTLVLPG from the coding sequence ATGCGACCTGGCTTCGCTGACCGCCTCCGGGCGGTCGAGTTCGGCCCGCTCTCGCGGCGCTACTTCGTCTCGAACGGGTTCGACGGCGCGCTCACGTGCGTGGGGCTCGTCGTCGGCGCGTTCCTCTCGGGCGTCCCGGACGGCGTGACCGTCGTCCGCGTCGGCGCCGGCGCGGCGGTGGGGCTGGCCACCTCGGGCGTCTGGAGCGTCTGGGAGATCGAACGCGCCGAGAAACGCGCCGAACTCGAACGGCTCGAAGCGGCGATGCTCGCCGACCTCGACGGGACGGCCCCCGACCGCCGACGGCGGCGCGAACGGGTGGTGAACGCCGTCGCCAGCGGCGCCGGCCCCGTACTCGGAGTGCTGGTCCCGCTCGTCCCGTTCCTCCTCGAAGGGACCCTCCTCACGATGGCCGAAGCGACCGTCGCCGCCGTCGTGACGGCCGTCGCCATCCTGTTCGGCTTCGGCGCGTTCCTCTCCCGGGAGTCCGACCAGTGGTGGCTCGTCGCCGGCCTCCGGATGGGCGCGGCGGGACTGTTCGTCGCGCTCTTGACCCTCGTCCTCCCCGGCTAG
- a CDS encoding universal stress protein, whose product MYQTILLPTDGSPGSELAVDHALDLARRYDATLHLLYVVDTDIVNHYAGIDAIEGVEHALQSHGADALEAAAARATDEGVPVEQHVVEGSPHEAILDAIPMVGADLVVMGTERRSDEYHRLVGSVTERVVRTADVPVHVVKAAV is encoded by the coding sequence ATGTACCAGACGATCCTCCTGCCCACCGACGGGAGTCCCGGGTCCGAACTGGCCGTCGACCACGCGCTCGACCTCGCGCGGCGGTACGACGCGACGCTGCACCTCCTCTACGTGGTCGACACGGACATCGTGAACCACTACGCCGGTATCGACGCCATCGAGGGCGTCGAGCACGCTCTCCAGTCACACGGCGCGGACGCGCTCGAAGCGGCCGCCGCGCGGGCCACAGACGAGGGCGTCCCGGTCGAACAGCACGTCGTCGAAGGCTCCCCGCACGAGGCTATCCTCGACGCGATTCCGATGGTCGGGGCGGACCTCGTCGTGATGGGAACCGAGCGGCGGAGCGACGAGTACCACCGCCTCGTCGGGAGCGTGACAGAGCGCGTCGTCCGAACGGCCGACGTGCCCGTCCACGTCGTGAAGGCGGCGGTCTGA
- the glyA gene encoding serine hydroxymethyltransferase, producing MNDEHVRAVDPEVADALAGEEERQERTLAMIASENHASKAVLEAQGSVLTNKYAEGYPGSRYYAGCEYADEVENLAIERATELWGAEHVNVQPHSGTQANMGVYLAMLEPGDKILSLDLTHGGHLSHGHPANFAGQLYEVEQYEVDPETGYIDYDALEKKAEAFDPDIVVSGYSAYPRAVDFERIQAVAEDVGAYHLADIAHITGLVAAGVHPSPVGVADFVTGSTHKTIRAGRGGIIMTQEEYASEIDKAVFPGGQGGPLMHNIAGKAVGFKEALQPEFTEYAEQVVSNAKALADTFANHGLDVVSGGTDTHLVLVDLRPSHPDLTGGTAEEALERTGIVLNANTVPGETRSPFNPSGIRAGTAALTTRGFENPEVREVGEHIVRVVDNPDDEGVLGEVSDRVTELCAAHPLYR from the coding sequence ATGAACGACGAACACGTCCGGGCCGTCGACCCTGAGGTGGCCGACGCCCTGGCCGGCGAGGAGGAGAGACAGGAGCGGACGCTCGCGATGATCGCGAGCGAGAACCACGCCTCGAAGGCCGTGCTCGAGGCGCAGGGCTCCGTCCTCACGAACAAGTACGCCGAGGGCTATCCCGGGTCGCGCTACTACGCGGGCTGTGAGTACGCCGACGAGGTCGAAAACCTGGCCATCGAGCGCGCCACCGAACTGTGGGGGGCCGAACACGTCAACGTTCAGCCCCACTCGGGGACGCAGGCCAACATGGGCGTCTACCTCGCGATGCTCGAACCGGGCGATAAGATCCTCTCGCTCGACCTGACCCACGGCGGGCATCTCTCTCACGGCCACCCCGCGAACTTCGCCGGACAACTGTACGAGGTCGAACAGTACGAAGTCGACCCCGAAACGGGGTACATCGACTACGACGCCCTGGAGAAGAAGGCCGAGGCGTTCGACCCTGACATCGTCGTCTCCGGCTACTCGGCGTACCCCCGAGCCGTCGACTTCGAGCGCATTCAGGCCGTCGCCGAGGACGTAGGTGCGTACCACCTCGCCGACATCGCCCACATCACGGGCCTCGTCGCCGCCGGCGTCCACCCCTCGCCGGTCGGCGTCGCCGACTTCGTCACCGGCTCGACGCACAAGACCATCCGGGCCGGTCGCGGCGGCATCATCATGACCCAGGAGGAGTACGCCTCCGAGATCGACAAGGCCGTCTTCCCCGGCGGACAGGGCGGGCCCCTCATGCACAACATCGCCGGCAAGGCCGTCGGGTTCAAGGAGGCCCTCCAGCCGGAGTTCACCGAGTACGCCGAGCAGGTCGTCTCGAACGCGAAGGCCCTGGCGGACACGTTCGCCAATCACGGGCTCGACGTCGTCTCCGGCGGCACCGACACCCACCTCGTCCTCGTCGACCTCCGTCCCTCCCACCCCGACCTCACCGGTGGAACGGCCGAGGAAGCGCTCGAACGAACGGGCATCGTCCTCAACGCCAACACCGTTCCCGGCGAGACGCGCTCGCCGTTCAACCCTTCGGGCATCCGCGCGGGAACGGCCGCGCTCACGACCCGCGGCTTCGAGAACCCCGAAGTCAGAGAGGTCGGCGAACACATCGTCCGCGTCGTCGACAACCCCGACGACGAGGGCGTCCTCGGCGAGGTGAGCGACCGCGTGACCGAACTCTGCGCGGCGCACCCGCTCTACCGGTAG
- a CDS encoding DUF7385 family protein yields MTTFDEHAVRHRLKLLTDTGNAVLYENREGVDCPVCGDPFDEFYATSDAESFRPSRPVGFCVAHTDERLLLFTHEGVEEG; encoded by the coding sequence ATGACGACGTTCGACGAGCACGCGGTGCGACACCGGCTGAAACTCCTCACCGACACGGGGAACGCGGTACTGTACGAGAACCGTGAGGGGGTGGACTGTCCCGTCTGTGGCGACCCCTTCGACGAGTTCTACGCGACGAGCGACGCGGAGTCGTTCCGCCCCTCCCGGCCCGTGGGGTTCTGCGTCGCCCACACCGACGAGCGACTCCTGCTCTTCACCCACGAGGGCGTCGAGGAGGGCTGA